A stretch of DNA from Aspergillus flavus chromosome 3, complete sequence:
CCATCCTGGAGGAACGACCGTACATTTGACATGCGGATAAGAGACGAAGCCGATGGGGAAAGTAGTATGATCGGATCCTGGGTTTTGGAGCTGCCTTTCCGGGGTTGAGGAAGGCCGGCAGACGGCGCCGGTATGATAGACTGCGGCTTGCTTCCAGGCTTTGCGCCCGGGGGGTATTGGCCTGTTCGTGAGCGGTTACGACCGAGGAATGTCTCGGCCGTTTTGCGAACATGAGAGAAGTCCTAAATGAGAGAGTCATCAGTGGCTGCTTGGTGACCGGTGCTACGGAGACACTCTTGCGCCTCCAGACTCAACTTACAGTTGGTTTAATTCCCCGTAGAACACTATTCCGATCACCCATCTTCCGTTCACCGTTGTAGATTTCCTGTAACCTAGGATCAACAACCTTCGCGGTCTTTCCTTGCTGAGCACCCCCGGAGGGCGCGGTGGCACCAGGTGCGCCGCTTGGGACTGCAGAAACACCTCCAGCAGCACCAGAGGCAATATTAGCTGAGGCTTGAGCTTGATCCACCGcggaggcagcagcagcggctgCACCCTCTAAGGGTTTGATATATTCACTCTCATCGGAGGCGCCTTCGAGCCAGGTGATGAGGTCTAAGCGCTCGACGAAAACCAAGTTTTGCACTTGTTCTTCCTGCTCTCCTTCCTTGCGTTCCTTCTGCCTTAGCGACTCATTTAATTCCTGTGCTGAGGCAATGTAATCCGGAATCGCGACATCTTTCTTCTGCCAAGCGAAGAAGATACTCCGGAGGTCGACAGCGGAGTCGGAGGCGGTAGAGAAGAAACGCGTTGGTGCATTCAATGGGATAGTCTGCGGCGACGGATTCCGAAAGAAAAGGTGTGTGGCTTTAGCTAAGTTATCGGTGGCATTCTGATCTGAGGGGTCGGAGGAGGTCGTCGGCGTGGGAAGACTGCCGGCCGCAATAGCGCGgcgaagggcaagaaggggATCTTGGAGGGAGGGATCGCTTTGCATTATGGTGGCTAATTCGCAAGtatactactaccaccacgCCGAACGATCCTTTAGAGAAGAGTAAAGCCTGTGTGAGAATGAGGGTGTTTATTGAGCTTGCGGAAGTGGTGAATGTTGATGGTCCACCAGTCCGCAAGAAATGGAGGTTACACGTGACCCGCGCTTCTCAAGTTGTATGTATTCATTTGATCACTCACTCCAGCAAGAACAATGGAACTCCTGCTAGACCTCTGTATCTCGACCCCTTTATGAATGATAACAGACACTCAGGTAACGCCACATCCAGCTCCAAGCCCCAAGGAAGGCGGTTATGCCAGTGAACAAGATCAATGCCCCGTATTCCGTGCCATATCCGGTGTCACTCCCACCAACTGATCCTTTCTCGATCAAAGCGGTACTCAAGGGTCCACTAATTACATTCCCAATCCCTCTCCCTCCAGCTAGCAATCCAAACACCAACCCAGTCTCCAACGATGGTCTCTCCCGCTTGATCTGCGTTAATACGCCAGACCAAGTGGAGCTGAAGCCACCGGCAAAGAAACCGTA
This window harbors:
- a CDS encoding RNA polymerase II accessory factor Cdc73p (pol II transcription elongation factor subunit Cdc73); protein product: MQSDPSLQDPLLALRRAIAAGSLPTPTTSSDPSDQNATDNLAKATHLFFRNPSPQTIPLNAPTRFFSTASDSAVDLRSIFFAWQKKDVAIPDYIASAQELNESLRQKERKEGEQEEQVQNLVFVERLDLITWLEGASDESEYIKPLEGAAAAAASAVDQAQASANIASGAAGGVSAVPSGAPGATAPSGGAQQGKTAKVVDPRLQEIYNGERKMGDRNSVLRGIKPTDFSHVRKTAETFLGRNRSRTGQYPPGAKPGSKPQSIIPAPSAGLPQPRKGSSKTQDPIILLSPSASSLIRMSNVRSFLQDGVFVPPDHPTLSMPSSNILYISRPLRILSDTSNATSRAVGSQTATRKPTRFILVDSTANFRPDYWNRLVAVFTTGQTWQFKSYKWSSPPELFKHVTGIHVGWRGEGVPREVRGWGRGVQSFSVERWDEKGGVNGAGRWRDREVVEGIWTAIEEGMKQRGWGNK